Proteins from a genomic interval of Lacticaseibacillus pabuli:
- a CDS encoding DeoR/GlpR family DNA-binding transcription regulator codes for MLKRQRLLTIRNLVDRKGIVTVNEIGQELNVSTMTVRRDLAELAEKNAVIRVHGGAQSPRLAQNQAQELSRLEKRELHVDEKRQVAASAAALVEEGDTIFIGPGTTNEFIADYVMLPELRVVTNSLPVFDSFKSKADRYELLLVGGAYRERSGAFIGNLAVEMLEKLRMTKAFVSANGVCDNIVSNANADEGQVQRLALNNARQRYIVADHTKLDTEDFYGFYNLADVDALITDKGIDEDQRGTYAKLTQIITEVN; via the coding sequence GTGCTCAAGAGACAACGACTTTTAACCATTAGAAACCTAGTCGATCGCAAAGGAATCGTGACTGTTAACGAGATTGGCCAAGAATTGAATGTTTCTACCATGACAGTTCGACGTGACCTGGCTGAACTCGCCGAAAAGAACGCGGTGATTCGTGTTCACGGCGGTGCCCAGAGTCCACGCCTCGCGCAAAACCAAGCGCAGGAACTGTCTCGACTTGAAAAGCGCGAACTGCATGTTGATGAAAAGAGACAAGTAGCCGCGAGTGCAGCAGCATTAGTTGAGGAAGGCGACACGATATTCATCGGCCCGGGGACAACGAATGAATTCATCGCCGACTACGTGATGCTACCGGAGTTACGGGTGGTCACCAACAGCCTGCCAGTATTTGACAGCTTTAAGAGCAAGGCGGATCGCTACGAGCTCTTGCTTGTCGGTGGGGCTTACCGTGAACGCAGTGGTGCGTTCATCGGTAACCTAGCCGTTGAAATGCTGGAGAAGCTGCGTATGACAAAGGCGTTTGTTTCTGCCAACGGTGTTTGCGACAACATCGTCAGCAATGCGAATGCGGATGAAGGTCAGGTTCAGCGGCTTGCTTTGAACAACGCCCGCCAGCGGTACATTGTGGCTGACCACACGAAGCTAGATACGGAAGACTTTTACGGCTTCTATAACCTAGCGGATGTGGACGCATTGATTACTGACAAGGGTATCGATGAGGACCAGCGCGGCACTTACGCGAAGCTGACCCAAATCATTACTGAAGTTAACTAA
- a CDS encoding PTS fructose transporter subunit IIB, whose translation MIKILAACGAGINASHQIKDALEKEMKSRGYDVHCDAMMVKDVTATMIKDYDIYAQIAKTDMKFKPAIPVVDAGAILYRMPAMAKPVYDNVEKIIKEKGLN comes from the coding sequence ATGATCAAGATTCTTGCAGCGTGTGGTGCCGGTATTAACGCCAGCCATCAGATTAAAGATGCCCTGGAAAAGGAAATGAAGAGTCGCGGATACGATGTACATTGTGATGCCATGATGGTGAAAGACGTCACCGCCACCATGATTAAGGATTACGACATCTACGCGCAGATTGCCAAGACTGACATGAAGTTTAAGCCAGCCATCCCCGTTGTTGACGCCGGTGCTATTTTGTACCGCATGCCAGCAATGGCCAAGCCCGTGTATGATAACGTCGAAAAGATTATCAAGGAAAAAGGTCTCAACTAA
- the lacB gene encoding galactose-6-phosphate isomerase subunit LacB, translated as MLENDMPQPEFVDPKIDKKTVISLGNDHIVTSLKMLVSDHLKAEGYQVIDEGTHDNTRTHYPIYGKRVAEDVADGRADLGIVLCGTGIGVSTAADKNEGIRAAMVGDLAQAVYAREELNANVLGFGGIVLGRDFVFDIVDAYLNASYKPSDANKKLIDKIDHIAKPNPEQKDNPHFFDEENKKWAEGVYHD; from the coding sequence ATGCTTGAAAATGACATGCCACAACCAGAATTTGTAGATCCTAAAATTGATAAGAAGACCGTTATTTCGCTGGGGAATGACCATATCGTCACATCCCTGAAGATGCTGGTTTCCGACCATCTGAAGGCTGAAGGCTACCAGGTGATTGATGAAGGTACCCACGACAACACCCGGACGCACTACCCAATCTACGGCAAGCGCGTTGCTGAAGATGTTGCGGATGGCCGCGCTGATCTCGGGATTGTCCTTTGTGGGACCGGGATTGGTGTCTCCACCGCTGCGGACAAGAACGAAGGCATTCGTGCCGCAATGGTCGGCGACCTGGCTCAGGCCGTTTACGCCCGCGAAGAGCTGAACGCTAACGTGCTCGGCTTTGGTGGGATTGTCTTGGGCCGCGACTTTGTCTTTGACATCGTCGACGCTTACCTGAACGCCTCTTACAAGCCAAGCGACGCAAACAAGAAGTTGATCGACAAGATCGACCACATCGCAAAGCCAAATCCTGAACAGAAGGATAACCCACACTTCTTTGACGAAGAAAACAAGAAGTGGGCCGAGGGTGTTTACCACGACTAA
- the lacA gene encoding galactose-6-phosphate isomerase subunit LacA, which translates to MDVVIGSDKDGFELKEKVKQYLQDHNYNVIDVSEKPAEDFVESSLAVTKKVLDSGIKKAVMFDEYGVGSAMASNKVKGMVTANVNEERTAHMTAMHNGAKAIALGSGIVAEKLAYNIVQHYLDTEYAGGRHVVRLDMLEKMI; encoded by the coding sequence ATGGATGTTGTTATTGGTTCTGACAAAGACGGATTTGAACTCAAGGAAAAGGTTAAGCAGTACCTTCAAGACCACAACTACAATGTGATTGATGTGTCTGAAAAGCCTGCAGAAGACTTCGTTGAATCTTCCCTTGCAGTTACCAAGAAAGTGCTTGATAGCGGCATTAAGAAGGCCGTCATGTTTGACGAATATGGTGTTGGTTCCGCGATGGCCAGCAACAAGGTCAAGGGCATGGTGACAGCGAACGTTAACGAAGAACGCACTGCTCACATGACCGCCATGCACAATGGTGCGAAGGCCATTGCACTGGGTTCTGGCATCGTTGCTGAAAAACTGGCATACAACATTGTTCAGCATTACCTCGACACCGAGTACGCTGGCGGCCGTCACGTGGTTCGTCTCGATATGCTCGAAAAAATGATCTAA
- the sstT gene encoding serine/threonine transporter SstT: MFQRYRNIPLIKRILVGIVIGVILGVTLPSVTAINIMGELFVGALKAIAPLLVFMLILSAVSKYESGAKNHFSSVVTMYIAATLVAALAAVGASYIFKVHLLFPTAAKVASGAPQDLGKVITDLLTNAVSNPIAALVNASYLTILFWGLIIGFGLRNAKAGTKQVINDFSHTIEMTAQFIIEFAPFGIIGLLHNSIATTGFAGIARYGQLVLLLVGTMVFTYLVIYSFMVWLMTHQNPFPLVLWTLKVSGIPAFFTRSSAVNIPVNMQACEDLGLNEKSYAVSIALGGTANSGGAAITVSIMTLAAANTLGIHVSFPLALLLCILSAVSATGSSGIAGGSLLLIPMAASLFGINNDIAMQVVAIGFIIGVIQDSVETAVNSASDLLFTATAEYHDLMKEGHPVDIKAAIQHADAKRNHADADKEVAGSAAEAE, encoded by the coding sequence ATGTTTCAGCGTTATCGCAATATTCCATTAATTAAACGCATCCTAGTTGGTATCGTCATCGGTGTCATCCTAGGTGTCACGCTCCCTTCAGTCACTGCCATCAACATCATGGGTGAGCTGTTCGTTGGCGCCCTGAAGGCCATCGCGCCACTGCTGGTCTTCATGCTGATTTTATCGGCAGTCTCCAAATACGAATCTGGTGCTAAAAACCACTTTAGCTCCGTTGTGACGATGTACATCGCTGCTACCCTCGTCGCCGCCTTGGCCGCCGTGGGTGCATCCTACATCTTCAAGGTGCACCTGTTGTTCCCAACGGCCGCAAAAGTCGCTTCTGGTGCCCCACAGGATCTGGGTAAGGTCATCACCGACCTGCTCACCAACGCCGTCAGCAACCCCATCGCTGCCCTGGTTAACGCGAGCTACCTGACCATCCTCTTCTGGGGTCTGATTATCGGTTTCGGGCTTCGCAACGCAAAGGCTGGGACCAAGCAAGTCATTAACGATTTCTCCCACACGATTGAAATGACCGCCCAATTCATCATCGAATTCGCCCCATTCGGGATCATCGGCCTGCTGCACAACTCCATCGCAACGACCGGTTTCGCCGGGATTGCCCGTTATGGTCAGCTGGTGCTCCTGCTTGTCGGGACCATGGTCTTTACCTACCTCGTGATTTACTCCTTCATGGTATGGCTGATGACCCACCAGAACCCATTCCCATTGGTGCTCTGGACCCTGAAAGTCTCCGGCATCCCCGCCTTCTTCACCCGCTCCTCTGCCGTTAACATCCCCGTTAACATGCAGGCCTGCGAAGACCTCGGCCTCAACGAAAAATCCTACGCCGTATCCATCGCGCTGGGCGGAACTGCCAACTCTGGTGGTGCTGCGATTACCGTGTCCATCATGACGCTGGCCGCGGCCAACACCCTCGGCATCCACGTCTCCTTCCCACTTGCACTGCTCCTGTGCATCCTGAGCGCCGTTTCCGCGACGGGTTCATCAGGCATCGCCGGTGGGTCACTCCTCTTAATTCCAATGGCCGCGAGCCTGTTTGGGATTAACAATGACATTGCCATGCAAGTCGTTGCGATTGGTTTCATCATCGGGGTCATCCAGGATTCCGTTGAAACCGCCGTTAACTCCGCATCCGATCTGCTCTTCACCGCAACCGCTGAATACCACGATCTCATGAAGGAAGGGCATCCGGTCGATATTAAGGCCGCCATCCAACACGCCGACGCCAAGCGAAACCACGCAGACGCTGACAAGGAAGTCGCTGGTAGTGCCGCTGAAGCAGAATAA
- a CDS encoding amino acid permease yields MQRKLSARHMQMIALGGTIGVGLFMGANATIKWTGPSVLLAYMLAGIFLYLIMRALGEMLYVDPDTGSFAKFAGEYIHPVFGYLTAWSNIFQFIVVGMSEMIAIGQYFEFWWPQLPSWLPGLIAITVLVLANLISVRMFGELEFWFALIKVVTIILMIVAGFGLIFFGIGNGGHPIGLSNLWSHGGFFAHGASGFMFALSIVLGSYQGVELLGITAGEAENPRPTIVKAVKDTIGRILIFYVGAIFVIVTVYPWNELSNLGSPFVQTFAKVGITFAAGLVNFVVITAALSGANSGTYSASRMIYTLADSGQLPRAFTKLNRHGVPFYPVVTVGAGILIGVILNALLPIIAPGAGNIFVLIYSSSVLPGMVPWVVILLSEINFRKVHADKMADHPFKMPFAPYTNYLTLAFLAITLIFMALNPETRVSLLVGVIYLGFMTWLYFHRNRKVKRA; encoded by the coding sequence ATGCAACGGAAACTCAGCGCACGGCACATGCAAATGATCGCTCTGGGCGGCACAATCGGGGTTGGGCTCTTTATGGGGGCCAATGCCACGATTAAGTGGACCGGCCCCTCCGTCCTGCTCGCGTACATGCTGGCGGGCATCTTCCTGTACCTCATCATGCGCGCGCTGGGCGAAATGCTCTACGTGGATCCTGACACGGGCTCCTTCGCCAAGTTTGCAGGCGAGTACATCCATCCCGTTTTCGGCTACCTCACCGCCTGGAGTAATATCTTCCAGTTCATCGTGGTGGGCATGTCTGAAATGATTGCGATTGGGCAGTACTTTGAATTCTGGTGGCCGCAACTGCCGAGCTGGCTGCCCGGACTCATTGCCATCACCGTCTTGGTCCTCGCCAACCTGATTTCTGTGCGCATGTTTGGTGAACTCGAATTCTGGTTTGCCCTCATCAAGGTCGTCACCATTATCCTGATGATTGTCGCCGGCTTTGGCCTCATCTTCTTTGGCATCGGGAACGGCGGGCATCCCATCGGCCTCAGCAATCTCTGGTCCCATGGCGGCTTCTTTGCACACGGCGCATCAGGCTTCATGTTCGCCCTCTCCATCGTGCTCGGCTCCTACCAGGGCGTCGAATTGCTCGGGATTACGGCGGGCGAAGCGGAAAACCCACGGCCAACGATTGTGAAAGCGGTCAAGGACACCATCGGCCGCATCCTGATCTTCTACGTCGGGGCCATTTTCGTCATCGTGACCGTCTACCCGTGGAACGAACTCAGCAACCTCGGTTCGCCGTTCGTGCAGACCTTTGCCAAAGTTGGGATCACTTTTGCGGCCGGCCTCGTGAACTTCGTGGTCATCACCGCCGCCCTGTCCGGTGCCAACTCCGGTACGTACTCGGCGAGCCGCATGATCTACACGCTTGCCGATAGTGGGCAATTGCCGCGTGCGTTCACCAAGCTGAACCGGCATGGTGTCCCATTCTACCCCGTCGTAACCGTCGGAGCCGGCATCCTCATTGGGGTTATCCTGAACGCGCTGTTGCCAATCATTGCACCAGGAGCAGGGAACATCTTCGTCCTCATCTACAGCTCGAGTGTGCTCCCGGGCATGGTGCCGTGGGTGGTCATCCTGCTGAGTGAAATTAATTTCCGCAAAGTACACGCGGATAAGATGGCGGATCACCCGTTTAAAATGCCATTTGCCCCCTACACTAATTACCTTACGCTGGCCTTTCTCGCGATAACGCTAATTTTCATGGCGCTTAACCCCGAAACCCGCGTGTCGCTCCTCGTCGGGGTCATCTACCTCGGCTTCATGACGTGGTTATATTTTCACCGCAACCGCAAAGTAAAACGCGCCTAG
- a CDS encoding PTS sugar transporter subunit IIA, giving the protein MSIPVSHELFHPDAVFVTNQTSQAAIFQEVAAQLHQLKAVKPGFAQALLAREHDYPTGIDLSVLNSDYPNVAVPHTEAEFVNTRMIVPIKLMHPVMFGNMIDPSVQLPVSYLFMLLNDELDSQTNILAQVMDLITTTPTKQLTAFFNETNRATIYSLLSTYFSQD; this is encoded by the coding sequence ATGTCCATTCCAGTCAGTCATGAACTGTTTCATCCAGACGCGGTATTCGTCACCAATCAAACCTCACAAGCCGCAATTTTTCAGGAGGTCGCAGCACAGCTCCACCAACTTAAGGCCGTTAAGCCCGGCTTTGCTCAAGCCCTTTTAGCCCGTGAGCACGACTACCCCACAGGCATTGACTTGTCGGTTCTCAACTCCGATTATCCTAACGTGGCGGTGCCGCATACCGAGGCTGAATTTGTGAACACCCGCATGATTGTTCCTATTAAGTTGATGCATCCCGTCATGTTTGGCAACATGATTGATCCCAGCGTGCAATTGCCGGTTTCGTATCTCTTCATGCTGTTAAACGACGAACTCGACAGTCAGACGAATATTCTGGCACAAGTCATGGATCTCATCACGACCACGCCTACCAAGCAGCTGACGGCCTTCTTTAATGAAACGAATCGTGCTACGATTTACTCGCTACTGTCGACGTATTTTTCCCAAGACTAA
- a CDS encoding hexose kinase, with the protein MTILAVTMNPSIDVQYPLDHLQLDDVNRVTTVRKTAGGKGLNVARVLHCLNHPLIATGVLCGYFGQYLQSRLEADGIRGDFAQIDGETRSCIAILHDGGQQTEVLEKGPTLTADDAAGFLDHYRGLLKKVDLVTISGSLPGGLPTDFYAQMVHIGHENGVPVFLDASGAALRAALEADDKPDLIKPNDEELGALIGETVDRTDLARMQQQLQNPLFDGVDWIVVSLGSKGAFAKHGDGDFYQAAIQKIDVVNPVGSGDSTLAGLAYATDRHEAAADVLQTAMTCGMLNTSEAKTGFVNPDRFDDYHAKVTVTKF; encoded by the coding sequence ATGACAATTTTGGCTGTAACGATGAACCCATCCATTGACGTCCAGTACCCACTGGATCACTTGCAACTCGACGATGTAAACCGTGTCACCACGGTGCGCAAGACGGCCGGTGGTAAGGGCCTGAATGTTGCCCGTGTGCTGCATTGTTTGAATCATCCCCTGATTGCGACCGGCGTGCTGTGTGGTTACTTTGGTCAGTATCTCCAGAGCCGCCTCGAAGCGGATGGCATCAGGGGTGACTTTGCGCAGATTGATGGTGAGACGCGCTCCTGCATTGCCATTTTGCACGACGGGGGCCAGCAGACGGAGGTCCTGGAAAAGGGGCCAACCCTGACGGCGGATGACGCGGCAGGGTTTCTCGACCATTATCGCGGGCTACTGAAGAAGGTTGACCTCGTCACCATATCAGGTAGTTTGCCAGGTGGGTTGCCAACGGATTTCTACGCCCAGATGGTGCACATTGGTCATGAAAATGGCGTCCCCGTGTTCCTGGATGCGTCCGGCGCGGCGTTGCGGGCGGCTCTTGAGGCGGACGACAAGCCTGACCTGATTAAACCTAACGATGAGGAACTCGGCGCGCTGATTGGCGAAACCGTTGACCGCACCGACCTAGCGCGCATGCAGCAACAGTTGCAGAACCCCCTCTTTGATGGCGTGGACTGGATTGTGGTCTCGCTAGGTAGCAAGGGCGCCTTTGCCAAGCACGGGGATGGCGACTTTTACCAGGCGGCTATCCAGAAGATTGACGTCGTGAACCCCGTTGGCTCGGGGGATTCGACGCTCGCGGGTCTGGCCTACGCCACGGACCGGCACGAGGCGGCCGCAGACGTGTTGCAGACCGCGATGACGTGCGGCATGTTGAATACTTCGGAAGCGAAGACCGGCTTTGTGAATCCGGACCGCTTCGATGATTACCATGCGAAAGTGACGGTCACTAAATTCTAG